In Jejubacter calystegiae, the following are encoded in one genomic region:
- the rfaL gene encoding O-antigen ligase RfaL — translation MKKQSLWNLGLVFLYIVTYFIDGITRYKNALPLLMLITAIIYLVRNKKIIRVFFNKIMLMIILLCISMLYSLIFSTDIKISWDAMKGDMLTKGFLLSSLLIPIVLFYETKERIIKLVIISFISALSMRMAIEGYIYFLGYQHGIIPFESTRYRNVSDALVFLFPGLIPLWHNKRVDIKAIFILLTMVFCILCLGTLARGAWLATIIMGLIWLIAYREWKLITLSLLLTFAGFIAIQNIQPQYTTKLLNKIHQTDSSARYRNGTQGTALELIMEKPVVGYGYGKNIFHNIYNERVKDHPNWIFKHSIGPHNIYLDIWFGCGVIGLMAFLGVIIVVLTTLIKSISRTTDPDKMTYLMLTVSFFGFYIIRGMFELVDIKPLGILIGLLLIMRYKNQKN, via the coding sequence TTGAAAAAACAAAGTCTGTGGAATCTAGGGCTGGTTTTTCTATACATTGTTACGTATTTCATAGATGGTATTACACGCTATAAAAATGCGCTTCCACTACTTATGTTGATTACAGCCATAATTTATCTTGTAAGAAACAAAAAAATTATTCGAGTTTTTTTTAATAAAATTATGTTGATGATAATATTACTTTGCATCAGCATGTTATATTCACTAATCTTTAGCACTGATATAAAAATTAGTTGGGATGCTATGAAAGGAGATATGCTGACTAAGGGTTTCCTCCTTTCATCGTTATTAATTCCAATAGTCCTGTTTTACGAAACCAAAGAAAGAATCATAAAGTTAGTTATCATTTCTTTCATATCTGCATTATCGATGCGTATGGCAATTGAAGGCTATATATATTTTTTAGGTTATCAACATGGAATTATACCTTTTGAGTCAACAAGATATCGCAATGTATCTGACGCACTTGTATTTCTTTTCCCAGGATTAATTCCGTTATGGCATAACAAAAGAGTGGATATCAAAGCTATCTTTATTCTGTTAACTATGGTTTTTTGTATCCTCTGCCTGGGAACTCTAGCCAGGGGAGCATGGCTCGCAACCATAATAATGGGCCTTATTTGGCTTATTGCGTACCGAGAATGGAAATTAATTACTTTATCGTTACTTTTAACATTTGCAGGGTTTATTGCTATACAAAATATACAACCTCAATACACAACTAAACTATTAAATAAAATACACCAGACTGATAGCAGTGCCAGATATCGTAATGGTACTCAAGGAACAGCTTTAGAGTTAATAATGGAAAAACCAGTAGTAGGTTATGGATATGGGAAAAATATTTTCCACAATATATACAATGAGAGAGTAAAGGATCATCCCAACTGGATTTTTAAACATTCCATTGGACCACACAATATTTACTTAGATATTTGGTTTGGTTGTGGAGTTATAGGACTCATGGCATTTTTGGGTGTAATAATTGTAGTACTAACAACCCTTATCAAAAGTATTTCCAGAACAACAGATCCTGATAAAATGACTTATCTTATGCTTACAGTATCATTTTTTGGATTCTACATTATAAGAGGAATGTTTGAGTTGGTTGATATAAAACCACTTGGCATACTCATAGGATTATTACTTATCATGCGTTACAAGAATCAAAAAAATTGA
- the rfaC gene encoding lipopolysaccharide heptosyltransferase RfaC, giving the protein MRVLIVKTSSMGDVLHTLPALTDAAQAIEGIRFDWVVEEGFAQIPGWHDAVDNVIPVALRRWRKAWFSAPIKAERQAFRTRLQATRYDTVIDAQGLLKSAALVTRLAHGTKHGMDWHSAREPLASLFYNRRHQIPKPQHAVERTRELFAKSLGYDKPITQGDYAIARHFLNHLNPDAGHYAVFLHATTRDDKHWPESHWRELIALMADSGLRIKLPWGAPHEEERARRLAEGFDYVEVLPRMSLEEVARELAGARFVVSVDTGLSHLTAALDRPNITLYGPTDPGLIGGYGKNQVACCAKNKDISDIASKDLLLEIKSLFDYHI; this is encoded by the coding sequence ATGCGGGTACTGATTGTAAAAACCTCGTCGATGGGCGATGTACTGCATACCTTACCGGCACTCACGGATGCTGCTCAGGCGATTGAAGGGATTCGTTTTGACTGGGTCGTGGAGGAAGGTTTTGCCCAGATACCGGGCTGGCACGATGCGGTAGACAACGTTATTCCGGTCGCGCTGCGTCGCTGGCGCAAAGCCTGGTTTTCTGCACCAATAAAGGCTGAACGCCAGGCATTTCGTACCAGATTACAGGCGACTCGCTACGATACCGTGATCGATGCCCAGGGGCTACTGAAAAGCGCTGCGCTGGTGACTCGCCTGGCCCACGGAACTAAACACGGCATGGACTGGCATAGTGCCCGCGAACCGCTGGCCAGCCTGTTCTATAATCGACGCCACCAGATCCCTAAACCACAGCATGCGGTCGAGCGCACCCGGGAGCTGTTCGCCAAAAGCCTTGGCTACGACAAACCCATAACCCAGGGTGATTATGCCATCGCCCGCCACTTCCTTAACCATCTGAATCCGGATGCCGGTCACTACGCCGTGTTCCTGCATGCCACCACGCGCGACGATAAGCACTGGCCGGAATCACACTGGCGTGAACTGATCGCCCTGATGGCCGATAGCGGCTTGCGCATCAAATTGCCATGGGGGGCCCCTCATGAGGAAGAAAGAGCCAGACGACTGGCAGAAGGTTTTGACTACGTAGAGGTACTACCGCGGATGAGTCTTGAAGAGGTCGCCAGAGAGCTGGCCGGCGCCCGCTTTGTGGTCTCTGTCGATACCGGGCTGAGCCATCTGACCGCCGCGCTCGACCGCCCTAATATCACGCTATACGGCCCTACCGATCCAGGATTGATCGGCGGCTATGGGAAGAATCAGGTGGCGTGTTGTGCTAAAAATAAAGATATAAGTGATATTGCTAGTAAAGATCTACTACTAGAAATTAAATCTCTATTTGATTATCACATCTAA
- the rfaF gene encoding ADP-heptose--LPS heptosyltransferase RfaF, whose product MKILVIGPSWVGDMMMSQSLYRTLRARYPQAVIDVMAPAWCRPLLSRMPEVHEAIPMPLGHGALAIGERRRLGISLRERRYDRAFVLPNSLKSALVPWFANIPQRTGWRGEMRYGLLNDVRTLDKQAWPLMVERYVALAFDKGVMQSARDLPQPLLWPQLQVSEAEKRQTRATFSLSDARPLIGFCPGAEFGPAKRWPHYHYASLAESLIGEGFQVALFGSAKDREAGDQICSALPREQQSWCHNLAGDTELEQAVILIASCQAVVTNDSGLMHVAAALDRPLVALYGPSSPDFTPPLSHKARVIRLISGYHRVRKGDAEEGYHQSLIDIQPEKVLAELHELMQGEEQ is encoded by the coding sequence ATGAAAATACTGGTGATCGGCCCATCATGGGTGGGCGACATGATGATGTCGCAAAGTCTCTACCGCACGCTCAGGGCGCGCTATCCCCAAGCGGTAATCGATGTGATGGCACCCGCGTGGTGCCGTCCTCTGTTATCCCGTATGCCCGAGGTCCATGAAGCGATTCCGATGCCTCTGGGCCATGGCGCACTGGCTATTGGCGAACGCCGTCGTCTCGGTATCAGCCTGCGCGAGCGTCGCTACGATCGGGCATTTGTGTTGCCCAATTCCCTGAAATCCGCTCTCGTCCCCTGGTTTGCCAACATCCCCCAACGAACCGGCTGGCGTGGAGAAATGCGCTATGGCCTGCTAAACGATGTGCGGACGCTGGATAAACAGGCCTGGCCGCTAATGGTGGAGCGCTACGTCGCGCTGGCTTTTGATAAAGGCGTGATGCAATCCGCACGGGATCTGCCCCAACCGCTGCTGTGGCCTCAACTCCAGGTTAGCGAAGCAGAGAAGCGTCAGACGCGTGCTACGTTTTCGCTGTCTGACGCGCGCCCGCTTATCGGTTTTTGCCCCGGCGCCGAATTTGGCCCGGCCAAGCGCTGGCCACACTACCACTACGCCAGTCTGGCCGAATCGCTGATTGGCGAAGGCTTCCAGGTAGCGCTGTTTGGCTCGGCGAAAGACAGGGAAGCTGGCGATCAAATCTGTTCCGCCCTACCCCGGGAACAGCAGTCGTGGTGCCATAACCTGGCGGGCGATACCGAGCTGGAGCAGGCCGTCATACTCATTGCCTCCTGCCAGGCCGTGGTCACCAACGATTCGGGTTTGATGCACGTTGCAGCTGCGCTCGATCGCCCGCTGGTAGCGCTCTATGGTCCCAGTAGCCCGGACTTTACGCCGCCGCTCTCCCACAAGGCGCGGGTCATTCGCTTGATCAGTGGCTACCATCGGGTGCGTAAAGGCGATGCCGAAGAGGGTTATCATCAAAGTCTGATCGATATCCAGCCGGAGAAGGTACTGGCAGAACTTCATGAACTGATGCAGGGCGAGGAACAGTAA
- the rfaD gene encoding ADP-glyceromanno-heptose 6-epimerase produces the protein MIIVTGGAGFIGSNIVKALNDLGHSDILVVDNLKDGTKFVNLVDLNIADYMDKEDFLIQIMAGEEFGDIEAIFHEGACSSTTEWDGKYMMDNNYQYSKELLHYCLEREIPFLYASSAATYGGRTSDFIESREYEQPLNVYGYSKFLFDEYVRSILPEAQSQIVGFRYFNVYGPREGHKGSMASVAFHLNTQLNNGESPKLFEGSDGFKRDFIYVGDVAAVNLWFMENGVSGIFNCGTGRAESFQAVADATLAFHKKGSIEYIPFPDKLKGRYQAFTQADLTNLRAAGYDKPFKTVAEGVTEYMTWLNRDA, from the coding sequence ATGATCATTGTAACCGGCGGTGCCGGCTTTATCGGCAGCAACATTGTTAAGGCTCTGAACGACCTTGGACACAGCGATATTCTGGTGGTCGATAACCTGAAAGACGGCACCAAGTTCGTCAATCTGGTCGACCTGAACATCGCCGACTACATGGATAAAGAAGATTTTCTGATCCAGATTATGGCGGGTGAAGAGTTTGGTGATATCGAAGCCATCTTCCACGAAGGCGCCTGTTCCTCCACCACCGAGTGGGACGGCAAGTACATGATGGATAACAACTATCAGTACTCCAAAGAGCTGTTGCACTACTGCCTGGAACGCGAGATCCCATTCCTTTACGCCTCTTCCGCCGCCACCTACGGTGGACGCACCAGCGACTTTATCGAGTCCCGCGAATACGAACAGCCGCTGAACGTTTACGGCTACTCCAAGTTCCTGTTCGACGAATATGTTCGCAGTATTCTTCCAGAAGCCCAGTCGCAGATCGTGGGTTTCCGCTATTTCAACGTCTATGGCCCGCGTGAAGGTCACAAGGGCAGCATGGCGAGCGTGGCTTTCCACCTCAATACCCAGTTGAATAACGGCGAAAGCCCGAAACTGTTTGAAGGCAGCGATGGCTTCAAACGCGACTTTATCTACGTGGGCGATGTGGCAGCGGTTAACCTCTGGTTCATGGAAAATGGCGTCTCTGGCATCTTTAACTGCGGTACCGGTCGTGCGGAATCCTTCCAGGCCGTGGCGGACGCGACCCTGGCGTTCCATAAAAAAGGAAGCATCGAATACATCCCATTCCCGGACAAGCTTAAGGGTCGCTATCAGGCCTTTACCCAGGCCGACCTGACCAACCTGCGCGCTGCAGGCTATGACAAACCCTTCAAAACCGTTGCCGAAGGGGTTACGGAGTATATGACCTGGCTAAACCGTGACGCTTAA
- the kbl gene encoding glycine C-acetyltransferase has translation MRGDFYQQLAADLDTARAEGLFKEERIITSAQQADITVADGSHVINFCANNYLGLANHPALIEAAKAGMDSHGFGMASVRFICGTQDSHKALEQQLAAFLGMDDAILYSSCFDANGGLFETLLGPEDAIISDALNHASIIDGVRLCKAKRYRYANNDMQELEARLKEARAAGARHVMIATDGVFSMDGVIANLKGVCDLADQYDALVMVDDSHAVGFVGANGRGTHEYCDVMGRVDIITGTLGKALGGASGGYTAARKEVVEWLRQRSRPYLFSNSLAPAIVSASIKVLEMLSSGDELRDRLWANARLFREKMTAAGFTLAGADHAIIPVMLGDAVVAQDFARELQKEGIYVTGFFYPVVPKGQARIRTQMSAAHTPAQIERAVDAFTRIGKQLGVIA, from the coding sequence ATGCGAGGGGATTTTTATCAACAGTTAGCGGCCGATCTGGATACGGCACGCGCAGAGGGGCTGTTCAAGGAAGAGCGTATCATCACCTCTGCGCAGCAGGCAGATATTACGGTGGCGGATGGCAGTCATGTCATTAACTTCTGCGCCAACAATTATCTGGGGCTGGCCAATCACCCGGCGCTGATTGAAGCGGCGAAAGCGGGTATGGATAGCCACGGCTTTGGTATGGCGTCGGTGCGTTTTATCTGCGGTACTCAGGACAGCCATAAAGCGCTGGAGCAGCAGTTGGCGGCATTCCTGGGTATGGACGATGCCATCCTTTATTCCTCCTGCTTCGATGCCAACGGCGGTTTGTTCGAAACCCTGCTGGGGCCGGAAGACGCCATTATTTCCGATGCCCTTAACCACGCTTCTATTATCGACGGCGTGCGCCTGTGTAAGGCGAAGCGTTATCGCTATGCCAATAACGATATGCAAGAACTGGAAGCGCGCCTGAAAGAGGCCCGCGCGGCCGGGGCGCGTCACGTGATGATCGCCACCGATGGCGTGTTCTCTATGGATGGCGTTATCGCCAATCTGAAGGGCGTTTGCGATCTGGCGGACCAGTATGATGCGCTGGTGATGGTGGATGATTCCCATGCGGTAGGTTTTGTCGGCGCCAATGGTCGCGGCACCCATGAATACTGCGACGTGATGGGCCGGGTAGATATCATTACCGGCACCCTGGGTAAGGCGCTGGGCGGCGCTTCCGGCGGTTATACCGCTGCGCGTAAAGAGGTCGTGGAGTGGTTGCGCCAGCGCTCGCGTCCTTATCTGTTCTCTAACTCCCTGGCGCCGGCGATCGTTTCGGCCTCAATAAAAGTGCTGGAGATGCTGTCGTCTGGCGATGAACTGCGCGATCGGCTGTGGGCCAACGCGCGTCTGTTCCGCGAGAAAATGACCGCCGCAGGCTTTACGCTGGCTGGGGCCGATCACGCCATTATTCCGGTGATGCTGGGCGATGCGGTTGTGGCCCAGGATTTTGCCCGCGAGCTTCAGAAAGAGGGGATTTACGTGACCGGCTTCTTCTATCCAGTGGTGCCGAAAGGCCAGGCGCGTATCCGTACTCAGATGTCGGCGGCCCATACTCCGGCACAGATTGAGCGTGCGGTCGACGCATTTACCCGTATCGGTAAACAGTTGGGCGTAATCGCCTGA
- the tdh gene encoding L-threonine 3-dehydrogenase — translation MKALSKLKAEQGIWMTDVPEPEIGHNDLLIKIRKTAICGTDVHIYNWDEWSQKTIPVPMVVGHEYVGEVVGVGQEVKGFSIGDRVSGEGHITCGHCRNCRAGRTHLCRNTIGVGVNRPGCFAQYLVIPAFNAFKIPDNISDDLASIFDPFGNAVHTALSFDLVGEDVLVSGAGPIGIMAAAVAKHVGARNVVITDVNEYRLALARDMGVTRAVNVSQQSLQDVMAELGMSEGFDVGLEMSGAPAAFRTMLDTMNHGGRIAMLGIPPSEMAIDWNKVIFKGLFIKGIYGREMFETWYKMAALIQSGLDLSPIITHRFSIDDFQKGFDAMRSGRSGKVILSWD, via the coding sequence ATGAAAGCATTATCGAAACTAAAAGCGGAACAGGGAATCTGGATGACCGATGTCCCTGAGCCGGAGATAGGTCATAACGACCTGCTGATCAAAATTCGTAAGACCGCGATCTGTGGTACCGATGTTCATATCTACAACTGGGATGAGTGGTCCCAGAAAACCATTCCGGTGCCGATGGTGGTGGGTCATGAATATGTGGGTGAAGTGGTTGGTGTTGGTCAGGAGGTCAAAGGTTTCAGCATTGGCGATCGGGTTTCGGGAGAAGGACATATCACCTGCGGCCACTGCCGCAACTGCCGTGCCGGTCGTACCCACCTGTGTCGTAATACCATCGGCGTCGGAGTGAACCGCCCGGGTTGTTTTGCACAATATCTGGTGATCCCTGCCTTTAACGCGTTCAAAATCCCGGACAATATCTCTGACGATTTGGCCTCTATCTTTGACCCCTTCGGTAATGCGGTTCACACAGCGCTGTCGTTCGACCTGGTCGGGGAAGATGTGCTGGTTTCCGGTGCGGGTCCCATCGGTATTATGGCGGCGGCTGTAGCGAAACACGTCGGTGCCCGAAACGTGGTGATCACTGACGTTAACGAATACCGTCTGGCGCTGGCGCGCGATATGGGGGTAACCCGGGCGGTTAATGTCAGCCAGCAGAGCCTGCAGGATGTGATGGCTGAGCTGGGCATGAGCGAAGGCTTTGACGTCGGGCTGGAGATGTCTGGCGCGCCTGCGGCTTTTCGCACCATGCTGGATACCATGAATCATGGCGGCCGTATCGCGATGCTGGGGATTCCGCCGTCGGAGATGGCTATCGACTGGAATAAGGTTATCTTTAAAGGATTGTTTATTAAAGGTATTTATGGTCGCGAGATGTTTGAAACCTGGTATAAGATGGCGGCATTGATTCAGTCCGGGCTCGATCTCTCACCCATCATTACCCATCGCTTCTCTATCGATGACTTCCAGAAGGGCTTCGACGCCATGCGGTCGGGGCGATCAGGAAAAGTGATTCTAAGCTGGGATTAA
- a CDS encoding glycosyltransferase: MNDSQKLSIIMPLYNAGNDFIACMDSLLAQTWRDLEIIIVNDGSTDNSGELAQRYADAHAHIHLIHQTNAGASVARNRGMAVASGDYVAFVDADDIVYPTMYETLMNMALEDGLDVAQCNADWCDRRTGHTWLSIPTDRLRSTGVLSGPQWLRQALASKRWTHVVWMGVYRRELINQLKLQFIPGLHHQDIIWSTEFMYNAKRARYTEQPLYKYFLHDQSVSRLKRRGGKNVAYQRHYIKITQLLEKMNRDYAGKITLYPEFHQQITREALRVCHAVRKEPSPSARQAMIREIIDSGTHLRMLRNVRSPQVGYQAALWLTRLWRMRQGGRRAMTRAMRRRLASFW; this comes from the coding sequence ATGAATGATAGCCAAAAACTGAGCATTATTATGCCGTTATATAATGCCGGTAATGACTTCATCGCCTGTATGGATTCACTGCTGGCGCAAACCTGGCGCGACCTGGAGATTATTATCGTTAACGATGGTTCGACCGATAATTCGGGCGAACTGGCGCAGCGCTATGCCGATGCACATGCGCATATCCACCTGATTCATCAGACTAATGCCGGGGCGTCTGTTGCGCGTAACCGCGGGATGGCCGTCGCCAGCGGCGACTACGTGGCCTTTGTGGATGCCGACGACATCGTCTATCCCACCATGTACGAAACGCTGATGAATATGGCGCTGGAAGATGGCCTGGATGTGGCTCAGTGTAATGCCGACTGGTGCGATCGCCGTACCGGCCATACCTGGCTGTCAATTCCTACCGACCGCCTGCGATCCACCGGTGTACTGAGCGGACCCCAGTGGTTGCGTCAGGCGCTGGCCTCAAAGCGCTGGACACATGTTGTCTGGATGGGCGTGTATCGTCGGGAATTAATTAATCAGCTGAAATTACAATTTATTCCCGGGCTGCATCACCAGGATATTATCTGGAGTACCGAATTTATGTATAACGCCAAACGCGCGCGTTATACTGAGCAGCCATTATATAAATATTTCCTGCACGATCAGTCGGTAAGTCGGTTGAAACGACGCGGCGGAAAAAATGTCGCCTATCAGCGTCACTATATAAAAATCACGCAGTTGCTGGAAAAAATGAACCGTGACTATGCCGGAAAAATTACCCTGTATCCGGAGTTTCATCAGCAAATTACCCGCGAGGCGTTACGGGTATGCCATGCAGTGCGTAAGGAGCCTTCACCCAGCGCACGTCAGGCGATGATTCGGGAAATTATCGATAGCGGCACCCACCTGCGGATGCTGCGTAATGTACGTAGCCCACAGGTAGGTTACCAGGCTGCACTGTGGCTGACGCGGCTCTGGCGTATGCGTCAGGGCGGCCGACGCGCTATGACACGGGCGATGCGCCGCAGGCTAGCTTCTTTTTGGTAA
- a CDS encoding divergent polysaccharide deacetylase family protein → MSQFRRVMLALTAALSLAAPVHAGKLAIVIDDFGYRPHQENQVIALPAQVSVAVLPNAPHAREMALKAHQAGHEVLIHLPMAPISKQPLEKDTLRPDMSSAEIERIIRSAVQKVPGAVGMNNHMGSAMTSSLFGMQKVMQTLENYNLLYFLDSVTIGSTQATRAAAGTGIKVVRRNIFLDDKQDEAEVRHQFDRAIAFARRHGHTIAIGHPHPVTVRVLQQQLYRLPPDIQLVRPSDLLNEPQLGTAAPGTAPPPPATTPRNPFRGGAKLCSSKQPLQPVPVTRFFEVLSDSFSQSSLVSYFQNQWRGWGRALNNAPRQSENQTLPKRS, encoded by the coding sequence TTGTCTCAATTTCGCCGCGTCATGCTCGCCCTTACCGCCGCGCTCTCGCTGGCGGCCCCCGTCCACGCCGGTAAGCTGGCAATCGTCATCGATGACTTCGGTTATCGACCACACCAGGAAAATCAGGTTATTGCTCTACCAGCTCAGGTATCGGTTGCAGTACTCCCCAACGCGCCCCATGCCCGGGAGATGGCGCTGAAAGCGCATCAGGCCGGACACGAAGTGCTTATCCATCTGCCGATGGCGCCCATCAGTAAACAGCCGCTGGAGAAAGATACGCTGCGCCCGGATATGAGCAGTGCCGAAATTGAGCGCATCATCCGCAGCGCCGTGCAAAAGGTGCCCGGTGCGGTCGGCATGAATAACCATATGGGCAGCGCCATGACCTCCAGCCTGTTTGGCATGCAGAAAGTGATGCAGACCCTGGAAAATTATAACCTGCTCTATTTCCTGGACAGCGTCACTATCGGTAGTACCCAGGCGACGCGCGCCGCCGCCGGAACCGGCATTAAGGTCGTCAGGCGTAATATCTTCCTGGATGATAAGCAGGACGAAGCCGAGGTGCGCCATCAGTTCGATCGCGCAATTGCCTTTGCCCGGCGCCACGGTCACACTATTGCTATCGGTCATCCGCATCCGGTCACCGTTCGCGTACTCCAGCAGCAACTCTACCGTTTACCGCCGGATATTCAACTGGTGCGGCCCAGCGACCTGCTGAATGAGCCACAGCTGGGTACTGCAGCGCCGGGAACGGCGCCGCCGCCTCCGGCCACCACGCCGCGCAACCCGTTCCGCGGCGGCGCGAAGCTCTGCAGCAGTAAACAACCGCTGCAGCCGGTGCCGGTAACCCGTTTCTTTGAAGTATTGAGCGATAGCTTCAGCCAGAGTTCGCTGGTGAGCTACTTCCAGAATCAGTGGAGGGGCTGGGGACGCGCCCTGAACAACGCCCCCCGGCAATCGGAAAACCAGACGTTACCAAAAAGAAGCTAG
- the envC gene encoding murein hydrolase activator EnvC: MRGKTILSIIRGCQPGRRFSARSLSYASAICAGVLLCLSPAHANDRDRLNAIQQDIAAKERAVRQQQQQRARLLEQLQAQEKAIATAARKLRETQKVLDSLNSQIDEMNASIARLEKQRKEQERNLAAQLDAAFRQGQHTGIQLILSGEESQRGQRLQAYFGYLNKARQETIASLQQTRAEVAAQRSELEEKQSRQQTLLYEQRAQQRRLEAARNERKKTVDSLESSIHKGQQQLSELRQNESRMRDRIARAAAAAKAKAEREAREAQKVRDRQKEASSKGSTYKPTESERSLMARTGGLGSPRGQARWPVRGSLLHRFGEQLQGELRWKGVVIGASEGTEVKAIADGRVILADWLQGYGLVVVVEHGKGDMSLYGYNQSALVNVGTQVRAGQPIALVGNSGGQGRPSLYFEIRRQGQAVNPLPWLGR; encoded by the coding sequence ATGAGGGGAAAGACGATTTTAAGTATCATCAGGGGCTGTCAGCCGGGACGACGATTCTCTGCCAGGTCCCTCAGTTACGCCAGTGCGATCTGCGCTGGCGTATTGCTATGTCTTTCGCCCGCCCACGCCAACGATCGCGATAGGCTTAATGCCATCCAGCAGGATATCGCCGCCAAAGAGCGTGCGGTACGCCAGCAGCAGCAGCAGCGCGCCAGGCTGCTCGAACAGCTTCAGGCTCAGGAAAAGGCGATAGCCACCGCAGCCCGTAAGCTGCGCGAGACCCAAAAAGTGCTGGACTCCCTCAACAGCCAGATCGACGAAATGAACGCCTCTATTGCCCGACTGGAAAAGCAGCGTAAGGAGCAGGAACGCAATCTTGCGGCCCAGCTCGACGCCGCGTTTCGCCAGGGGCAGCATACCGGCATTCAACTGATCCTTAGCGGCGAAGAGAGCCAACGCGGCCAGCGCCTGCAGGCCTATTTCGGCTACCTGAATAAGGCTCGTCAGGAGACCATCGCCAGTCTGCAGCAGACCCGCGCTGAGGTCGCCGCCCAGAGAAGTGAACTGGAAGAGAAGCAGTCCCGTCAACAGACGCTGCTGTATGAACAGCGCGCCCAGCAGCGTCGCCTGGAGGCAGCCCGCAACGAGCGTAAGAAAACCGTCGACAGCCTGGAGTCTTCGATTCACAAAGGCCAGCAACAGCTGAGCGAACTGCGCCAGAACGAATCGCGCATGCGTGACCGTATCGCACGCGCCGCCGCTGCGGCAAAGGCCAAAGCCGAACGGGAAGCCCGGGAAGCGCAGAAAGTACGCGATCGCCAAAAAGAGGCATCGAGCAAAGGCAGCACCTACAAACCGACCGAAAGCGAACGCTCTCTGATGGCGCGTACCGGCGGCCTTGGCTCACCGCGCGGCCAGGCCCGTTGGCCGGTACGCGGTTCCCTGCTGCACCGCTTTGGCGAACAGCTACAGGGAGAGCTGCGCTGGAAGGGAGTCGTCATCGGCGCTTCTGAAGGTACCGAGGTAAAAGCCATCGCCGATGGCCGGGTGATCCTCGCCGACTGGCTGCAGGGCTACGGCCTGGTGGTTGTCGTGGAGCACGGTAAAGGTGATATGAGCCTTTACGGTTATAATCAGAGCGCGCTGGTCAATGTCGGCACCCAGGTGCGCGCAGGCCAGCCTATCGCGCTGGTAGGTAACAGCGGTGGTCAGGGCAGACCCTCGCTCTATTTCGAAATCCGTCGCCAGGGTCAGGCCGTTAATCCACTACCATGGCTGGGAAGATAA